CGGATCGTCGCTTCGCGAGCCACCGGAATCAGCTGGTACCCGGACGGATTCACCGGGGTGAGACCGGCTGCCTCTATGGTGTCCTTGTTGACAGCCTCGGCACCCGTAGAGAACACCGCCCGCGATCCCCGGATGCCCCGGGTGCGCCCCACCATGAATTTCTCGGTCGCCTGCTGGATGACCTGTCCGGCCTCCTCCAGGCCCTGGGTGCTCGTGGCGTCCCAGATGGCGATGTTGTCCTTCGGGAAGCCGCACTGCATGGCCTCGCGCTTGCCCATCTGGTCCGGCACCAGGACGGCCAGCGTCCAGTTGTCCGCCTGCGTCTCGGTCATCTTCGCCACGGCCCGCACCAGTTCACGCGGATCCCCGCCGGCAGCGTCCGGGCAGCGGTGACTTGCGTTCTCCTGCCCGTCGGTCAGCACGAACGTCAGGAAACTGTGGTCGCCGTAAAGCTGAGCTGTCTGCGCCAGCTCCTTCTGCGACTTCAGCGTGGCCGCCAGCAGAGCCGTCATTCCCCCGACCCGGTACAGCTGCTTCAGGGACGGCATTCGCAGCACGTCCTTGTCGTAGATGACGCACTCCACCTTGTCCGCGAAGACGTACACCGTCACGCGGGTTTCCTGGTCCAGTTCCTTCGACCGACGGGCCAGATAGGAAATCTGCTGGTCGGCGACTTCGACGACCTTGCGGCTCAGGTGTGACATGGACGAACTGGCATCCAGCACAAGAGCAACGTGATTGA
This Streptomyces decoyicus DNA region includes the following protein-coding sequences:
- a CDS encoding vWA domain-containing protein, whose amino-acid sequence is MSGSQNYINHVALVLDASSSMSHLSRKVVEVADQQISYLARRSKELDQETRVTVYVFADKVECVIYDKDVLRMPSLKQLYRVGGMTALLAATLKSQKELAQTAQLYGDHSFLTFVLTDGQENASHRCPDAAGGDPRELVRAVAKMTETQADNWTLAVLVPDQMGKREAMQCGFPKDNIAIWDATSTQGLEEAGQVIQQATEKFMVGRTRGIRGSRAVFSTGAEAVNKDTIEAAGLTPVNPSGYQLIPVAREATIRNWVVECGHAFRTGCAFYQLSKSEKVQARKQIAVLEKKTDRVFTGPEARALLGLPDEETRVKPDHNDDFTIFVQSTSVNRKLVPNTRLLLMV